In a single window of the Nocardioides sp. L-11A genome:
- a CDS encoding TetR/AcrR family transcriptional regulator gives MPETPQRRPRDRKQQIVVVAARQFERAGFHDVSVADIAAEVGVSASALYRHFRGKADLLAAAAEQEIAFLDRAYGAVDGLPGLLDEAAGLLVRPDRPGSVWQGAQVFLEPDRAASLERRHRAALEPLRRAVLAEVPGTSETDAAVLTWAVHAVLGTGRAFERARVDRERARRLMADAAAAVAALGRLVPPGAVAVPVAAPGEGLRPASRREAALAAAVRLFAERGFHAVGMDDIGAAAGISGPTLYHHFPRKSALLAHVATRCLDAMHFDLAGILSATGDPAEALDRALASLVRINVAQGDSLAALFSEVVHVPEEERAPIRRMQQDYVDEWAALLGACRPDLARSDAHALVRSTQTVMNRMRRRLPLAEADQRTALVCIGRAVLGTRSAGHGM, from the coding sequence ATGCCCGAGACACCGCAGCGCCGTCCGCGCGACCGCAAGCAGCAGATCGTCGTGGTGGCCGCCCGGCAGTTCGAGCGCGCGGGATTCCACGACGTCTCCGTCGCGGACATCGCGGCGGAGGTGGGTGTCTCCGCTTCGGCGCTCTACCGCCACTTCCGCGGCAAGGCCGACCTGCTGGCGGCGGCCGCCGAGCAGGAGATCGCCTTCCTCGACCGTGCCTACGGCGCCGTGGACGGCCTGCCCGGGCTGCTCGACGAGGCGGCGGGGCTGCTGGTGCGCCCCGACCGGCCGGGCAGTGTGTGGCAGGGCGCTCAGGTCTTCCTGGAGCCGGATCGGGCGGCCTCGCTGGAGCGGCGCCATCGGGCGGCCCTCGAGCCGCTGCGCCGCGCCGTCCTGGCCGAGGTGCCCGGCACGAGCGAGACCGACGCAGCCGTGCTCACCTGGGCGGTCCATGCGGTGCTGGGCACCGGTCGTGCCTTCGAGCGGGCCCGGGTCGACCGGGAGCGGGCGCGACGGCTGATGGCCGACGCGGCGGCGGCCGTTGCGGCTCTGGGGCGTCTGGTGCCGCCCGGAGCCGTCGCGGTCCCGGTGGCGGCGCCGGGCGAGGGGCTGCGGCCGGCGTCGCGACGCGAGGCCGCGCTCGCGGCCGCGGTACGCCTGTTCGCCGAGCGGGGCTTCCACGCCGTGGGCATGGACGACATCGGCGCGGCGGCGGGGATCTCCGGACCGACCCTCTACCACCACTTCCCGCGCAAGTCCGCGCTGCTCGCGCACGTCGCCACCCGGTGCCTCGACGCGATGCACTTCGACCTGGCCGGGATCCTGTCGGCCACCGGTGACCCCGCGGAGGCGCTGGACCGGGCGCTCGCGTCGCTGGTGCGGATCAACGTGGCGCAGGGCGACTCCCTGGCGGCCCTGTTCTCGGAGGTCGTGCACGTGCCCGAGGAGGAGCGAGCGCCGATCCGGCGGATGCAGCAGGACTACGTCGACGAGTGGGCCGCGCTCCTTGGCGCCTGCCGGCCCGACCTCGCCCGGTCCGACGCCCACGCCCTGGTGCGCTCCACACAGACGGTCATGAACCGGATGCGGCGGCGCCTGCCCCTCGCCGAGGCCGACCAGCGCACGGCGCTGGTGTGCATCGGCAGGGCGGTGCTGGGAACGCGGTCGGCCGGTCACGGTATGTAG
- a CDS encoding type II toxin-antitoxin system prevent-host-death family antitoxin, translated as MKSITVAELRQNPTEALRDVESGETYVVTRHRREVARLVPPVAEAELIPQRAHAGSRLTERPRRRLRTAASVEELLSAMESDW; from the coding sequence ATGAAGTCGATCACCGTCGCCGAGCTCCGGCAGAACCCGACGGAGGCGTTGCGGGACGTCGAGTCCGGCGAGACCTATGTCGTGACCCGCCATCGGCGGGAGGTCGCCCGGCTGGTGCCGCCGGTGGCGGAGGCGGAGCTGATTCCTCAGCGTGCGCACGCCGGCTCGCGGCTGACCGAGCGCCCACGGCGGCGGCTGCGGACCGCGGCCTCGGTCGAGGAGTTGCTCAGCGCCATGGAATCCGACTGGTGA
- a CDS encoding PIN domain-containing protein — translation MTRYYLDTSVAVHALLGSRPAEEWFDAVTADPADSIVSSRLLRTQLTRVLRREEIPLAERDAVLDHVALVLLTEGILSVAEAITDHVKTTDAVHLASAIACGAETVVVTHDLNLRAVAENLGLRVYDPLLDAGDSPGGAG, via the coding sequence GTGACGCGGTACTACCTCGACACCTCGGTCGCGGTCCACGCACTGCTCGGTTCGCGACCCGCCGAGGAGTGGTTCGACGCGGTCACGGCCGACCCCGCGGACAGCATCGTCTCCTCGCGCCTCCTCCGCACCCAGCTCACCCGGGTGCTCCGCCGGGAGGAGATCCCCCTGGCCGAACGGGATGCTGTTCTCGACCACGTTGCGCTGGTCCTCCTGACGGAGGGAATCCTGAGCGTGGCGGAGGCGATCACTGACCATGTGAAGACCACCGACGCGGTGCACCTGGCCTCGGCGATCGCCTGCGGAGCGGAGACGGTCGTCGTCACGCACGACCTGAATCTGCGCGCGGTCGCGGAGAATCTGGGACTTCGGGTGTACGACCCGCTGCTCGACGCCGGGGACTCCCCAGGTGGCGCCGGCTGA